From a single Lineus longissimus chromosome 16, tnLinLong1.2, whole genome shotgun sequence genomic region:
- the LOC135500845 gene encoding uncharacterized protein LOC135500845 produces MFSRFTLRIFGRTGHRTSCTVRSLVKIAGRPGLVDVESPTHPQFVDEFKHDFPYRIDVTGVMEKLQLETYSREFRPKLDKLLLEYGAVLIRGLPLDTANDFSKFFLSLGHEPQPYMGGAANRSQVAAGVVDTGKQEESDEDCIEPHCEMAYTHNFPHMFFLFAEVAPSPGCGGESGITDMRDVLRTLDPEVVEKFTKLGVRYHRCLPDRNNQDAPHRYSYWQTSLLTDSRDEAELRLKETGHSPDQYRWNEEGTLSFWTNCPAVRPHHRTGEMMWFNQSDLSHWSYFKKMSAFYDVFKDEDPLKYPFTSFYGDGTEIELDVIRHIRETMWRCTKVGQLKQGDVLVLDNMRVGHSKLGFTGARVLRVALSMYTAAE; encoded by the exons ATGTTTTCTCGCTTCACTCTCCGTATTTTTGGAAGAACTGGGCATCGAACTTCCTGTACTGTGCGTAGTCTTGTGAAGATTGCAGGAAGGCCAGGTCTGGTAGACGTAGAAAGCCCGACGCACCCGCAGTTCGTGGATGAATTCAAACATGACTTCCCGTACAGGATTGACGTCACTGGAGTAATGGAGAAGCTACAGCTTGAAACCTACTCTCGGGAATTCCGACCAAAATTGGACAAACTCCTCCTTGAATACGGAGCAGTCCTTATCAGAGGTTTGCCCCTGGACACCGCTAATGATTTTTCGAAGTTCTTCCTTTCCCTTGGTCACGAACCACAGCCTTATATGGGTGGCGCCGCCAACCGGTCACAAGTTGCAGCTGGAGTTGTGGACACTGGCAAACAAGAAGAAAGCGACGAGGATTGCATTGAGCCACATTGTGAGATGGCCTACACTCATAATTTCCCGCACATG TTTTTCCTTTTCGCGGAGGTTGCCCCATCTCCTGGTTGTGGCGGGGAAAGCGGCATCACTGACATGCGCGATGTGCTTCGAACACTCGATCCTGAGGTCGTGGAGAAGTTCACCAAGCTGGGCGTGCGGTATCATCGGTGTTTGCCTGATCGGAACAACCAAGACGCGCCGCATCGTTACAGCTACTGGCAAACG TCCTTGTTGACCGACAGTAGGGACGAGGCTGAATTGAGACTGAAAGAGACGGGTCACAGTCCTGACCAGTATCGGTGGAACGAGGAAGGGACATTGTCCTTTTGGACAAATTGCCCAGCAGTTCGACCACACCACAGGACAG GGGAAATGATGTGGTTCAACCAGAGCGACCTCTCACATTGGTCCTACTTCAAAAAAATGTCCGCTTTTTACGACGTCTTTAAGGATGAAGACCCCCTGAAGTACCCCTTCACGTCTTTCTATGGTGACGGCACTGAAATCGAGCTCGACGTGATCCGGCACATTCGCGAAACAATGTGGCGATGCACGAAAGTGGGCCAGCTCAAACAGGGTGATGTGCTGGTGTTGGATAATATGCGGGTAGGCCATAGCAAGCTTGGCTTTACCGGAGCGAGGGTGCTGAGAGTCGCATTGTCCATGTACACAGCCGCGGAGTGA